The following proteins are encoded in a genomic region of Pseudomonas saponiphila:
- a CDS encoding 3'-5' exonuclease: MERIAVIDFETTGISPSSSCRATEIAVVILEQGRIVERYQSLMNAGVRVPGFIEQLTGISNAMLRSAPSAEQVMNEVNEFVGTTPLLAHNAAFDQKFWDFELGRIKRTRLQNFACSLLLARRLMPAAPNHKLGTLTQYAGLPHTGQAHRAMADAEMAANLVAHLTGELRHTHGVRELSHDFLCKLQKIPAAKVPEHLKRQRGG; the protein is encoded by the coding sequence TTGGAACGTATTGCCGTCATCGACTTTGAAACCACCGGGATCTCCCCGAGCAGCAGTTGCCGGGCCACGGAAATCGCCGTGGTGATCCTTGAGCAGGGGCGCATCGTCGAGCGTTACCAGAGCCTGATGAACGCCGGGGTGCGGGTGCCGGGCTTCATCGAACAGCTGACCGGCATCAGCAACGCCATGTTGCGCAGCGCGCCGTCGGCGGAGCAGGTGATGAACGAGGTCAATGAGTTCGTCGGCACCACGCCGTTGCTGGCCCACAACGCGGCGTTCGACCAGAAGTTCTGGGATTTCGAACTGGGGCGGATCAAGCGCACCCGTTTGCAGAATTTTGCCTGTTCGCTGTTGCTGGCCCGGCGCCTGATGCCGGCAGCCCCCAACCACAAGCTGGGCACCCTGACCCAGTACGCCGGCCTGCCCCACACCGGTCAGGCACACCGGGCCATGGCCGACGCGGAAATGGCCGCCAACCTGGTCGCGCATCTGACGGGCGAGCTGCGTCACACCCATGGCGTGCGTGAGCTGTCCCACGACTTTCTCTGCAAGTTGCAGAAAATCCCGGCGGCCAAGGTCCCCGAGCACCTCAAGCGTCAGCGCGGGGGCTGA
- a CDS encoding YciC family protein — MTPLDVLRDSFYFFQRNLGRIAQLCLPLVILEALLQQGVSSALGENAFPGSSVVVGLLLYPLYTGALILFLDARTRGQSPRNRDLWAMALSLWPRFALLTAVSTLLILLGLSLYFLPGLWLMVVLAFAEYLLVLKGLAPLAAIKESLRLSRGHFLRILLCILAVMVPLWLLKGASEAAYPEPHNPILTLVLDSAYSFLQLFTSVVLFRLFMLINEQADNR, encoded by the coding sequence ATGACTCCGTTAGATGTTCTGCGCGATTCTTTCTATTTCTTCCAGCGTAATCTCGGCCGCATCGCCCAGCTGTGCCTGCCTCTGGTGATTCTCGAGGCGCTGTTGCAACAGGGCGTGAGCAGCGCCCTGGGCGAGAATGCCTTCCCTGGCTCCAGCGTGGTGGTGGGCCTGTTGCTGTATCCCTTGTACACCGGCGCGCTGATCCTGTTTCTCGATGCCCGTACCCGGGGGCAGTCGCCGCGCAATCGCGACCTGTGGGCCATGGCCCTGAGCCTGTGGCCGCGCTTCGCCTTGCTGACCGCGGTCAGCACGCTGTTGATTCTGCTCGGGCTGTCGCTGTATTTCCTGCCGGGGCTGTGGCTGATGGTGGTGCTGGCCTTCGCCGAGTACCTGCTGGTGCTCAAGGGCCTGGCGCCCCTAGCGGCGATCAAGGAAAGCCTGCGCCTGAGCCGCGGGCACTTCCTGCGCATCCTGTTGTGCATCCTGGCGGTCATGGTGCCGTTGTGGCTGCTCAAGGGGGCGAGCGAGGCCGCCTATCCCGAACCGCACAACCCGATCCTGACCCTGGTACTCGACAGTGCCTACAGCTTCCTGCAGCTGTTCACCAGTGTGGTGCTGTTCCGCCTGTTCATGCTCATCAACGAGCAAGCGGACAACCGCTGA
- the yedA gene encoding drug/metabolite exporter YedA, which produces MPGQSRFSLPLIAAFFALYVIWGSTYLVIRIGVEYWPPLMLGGVRFIIAGSLMYAFLRWRGVPAPTWAQWKAAGIIGVLLLSCGNGAVTLAEHSGVTSGVAALAVATVPLFTLLCGYFWGARNTRLEWAGIILGMIGIGMLNLGSNLQSSPLGAALLLFAAAAWAFGSVWSKHLPLPQGAMASAAEMLVGGVVLMIGSTLSGEHLDAMPPLEGWLALAYLAGFGSIIAFNAYMYLLKHVRPAAATSYAYVNPAVAVLLGIVFVGETIGIEEALAMLVIISAVVLIGLPQWRKPKAAAQQEVA; this is translated from the coding sequence ATGCCTGGCCAAAGCCGTTTTTCCTTGCCGTTGATCGCCGCCTTTTTTGCCTTGTACGTGATCTGGGGGTCGACCTATCTGGTGATCCGCATTGGCGTCGAATACTGGCCACCGCTGATGCTCGGCGGCGTGCGCTTCATCATCGCCGGCAGCCTGATGTACGCCTTCCTGCGCTGGCGCGGGGTCCCGGCACCGACCTGGGCGCAATGGAAGGCCGCCGGGATCATCGGCGTGCTGCTGCTCAGTTGCGGCAACGGTGCGGTGACGCTGGCCGAACACTCCGGGGTGACCTCCGGCGTGGCGGCGCTGGCGGTGGCCACGGTGCCCTTGTTCACTTTGCTTTGCGGCTACTTCTGGGGCGCGCGCAATACACGCCTGGAATGGGCCGGGATCATCCTCGGAATGATTGGCATCGGCATGCTCAACCTCGGCTCCAACCTGCAATCGAGCCCGCTGGGCGCCGCGCTGCTGTTGTTCGCCGCGGCGGCCTGGGCCTTCGGCTCGGTGTGGAGCAAGCACCTGCCGCTGCCTCAGGGCGCCATGGCCAGCGCTGCGGAAATGCTCGTCGGTGGCGTGGTGTTGATGATCGGCAGCACCCTGAGCGGCGAGCACCTGGACGCCATGCCGCCCCTGGAAGGCTGGCTGGCCCTGGCCTATCTGGCCGGCTTCGGTTCGATCATCGCCTTCAACGCCTACATGTACCTGCTCAAGCACGTGCGGCCGGCCGCGGCCACCAGCTATGCCTATGTCAATCCGGCGGTGGCGGTGCTGCTGGGGATCGTCTTTGTCGGTGAAACCATCGGCATCGAAGAGGCCCTGGCCATGCTGGTAATCATCAGCGCAGTGGTGCTGATCGGCCTGCCCCAGTGGCGCAAGCCGAAAGCCGCGGCACAGCAAGAGGTGGCCTGA
- a CDS encoding DUF2076 domain-containing protein codes for MNNQEQTLIDGLFSRLQQAETDSAPRDAQAEARIKEHLTRQPGAGYFMTQAILVQEAALKSLNEQNQQLTQQIQQLQAELQQARAQASAPAPAASGGFLSSIFGGSREPQPAPVQNAAPPSSGGGWREPARSSSGTPPQQNFGAPPPNYAAPQQNYAPQQAPAAGSSFLGGALKTAAGVAGGVMLAQGISSLFHSNQQPQEIVEVIKEEPAPASDNSGWGNDDQRLANNDSWGGNDQGGFSNADYDNDDSSFFSDDDSFV; via the coding sequence ATGAACAACCAAGAGCAAACCCTGATCGATGGACTGTTTTCACGGTTGCAGCAAGCCGAAACGGATTCAGCCCCGCGCGATGCCCAGGCCGAGGCGCGGATCAAGGAGCATCTGACCCGCCAACCTGGGGCCGGGTATTTCATGACCCAGGCGATTCTGGTGCAGGAGGCCGCCCTCAAGAGCCTCAACGAGCAGAACCAGCAACTGACCCAGCAAATCCAGCAATTGCAGGCTGAGCTGCAACAGGCCCGGGCCCAGGCCAGCGCTCCGGCCCCGGCGGCCAGTGGTGGTTTCCTGTCGAGCATCTTCGGTGGTTCCCGCGAGCCTCAACCGGCGCCCGTGCAAAACGCTGCACCGCCTTCGTCCGGTGGTGGTTGGCGTGAACCGGCGCGCTCTTCCTCTGGCACACCGCCACAACAGAACTTTGGCGCGCCGCCGCCCAATTACGCGGCCCCGCAGCAGAACTATGCGCCGCAGCAGGCTCCGGCGGCGGGCAGCAGTTTCCTCGGTGGTGCCCTGAAAACCGCCGCTGGCGTCGCGGGCGGGGTGATGCTGGCACAAGGCATCAGCAGCCTGTTCCACAGCAATCAGCAACCCCAGGAAATCGTCGAAGTCATCAAGGAAGAACCGGCGCCGGCCAGCGACAACAGCGGCTGGGGCAATGACGATCAGCGTCTGGCCAACAATGATTCCTGGGGCGGCAACGACCAGGGCGGCTTCAGCAACGCCGACTACGACAACGACGACAGTTCGTTCTTCTCCGACGACGATTCCTTCGTCTGA
- a CDS encoding Lrp/AsnC family transcriptional regulator: protein MDKYDRLLLASLLENGRASYAELARKVNLSAPAVAERVAKLEASGVITGYQAKVDMAKVGLPIQCVIELRLAQHGNQKNYDELIKIPQLTECHRVTGDPCVIMQAAVGSMPELEELINRVAQFGFSKTSIVLSSAIERRVPLGQLESNGK, encoded by the coding sequence ATGGACAAATACGATCGCTTGCTCCTGGCCAGCCTGCTGGAAAACGGCCGGGCGAGTTACGCCGAGCTGGCGCGCAAGGTCAACCTCTCGGCGCCGGCGGTGGCTGAGCGCGTGGCCAAGCTGGAGGCCAGCGGCGTGATCACCGGCTATCAGGCCAAGGTCGACATGGCCAAGGTCGGGCTACCGATCCAATGCGTGATCGAGCTGCGCCTGGCCCAGCATGGCAACCAGAAGAACTACGACGAGTTGATCAAGATCCCTCAGCTCACCGAATGCCATCGGGTGACCGGCGATCCCTGCGTGATCATGCAGGCGGCAGTAGGTTCGATGCCGGAGCTGGAAGAACTGATCAACCGTGTGGCCCAGTTCGGTTTCAGCAAGACTTCCATCGTGCTGTCCAGCGCCATCGAACGGCGGGTGCCCCTGGGGCAACTGGAAAGCAACGGCAAATGA
- a CDS encoding NYN domain-containing protein: MKKIAVFADVQNLYYTVRQAYGCHFNYAALWADISKQGQIVEAYAYAIDRGDSKQQQFQQILRNLGFTVKLKPYIQRSDGSAKGDWDVGITIDIMDAAAQVDEVVLASGDGDFDLLLERIIHKHGVSAVAYGVPGLTANSLIRAATRYVPIEGALLLKS, translated from the coding sequence GTGAAAAAAATCGCTGTGTTCGCCGATGTCCAGAACCTCTACTACACCGTTCGCCAGGCTTATGGTTGTCACTTCAACTACGCGGCGCTGTGGGCGGATATCAGCAAGCAGGGGCAGATCGTCGAAGCCTATGCCTATGCCATCGATCGTGGTGACAGCAAGCAGCAGCAGTTCCAGCAGATCCTGCGCAACCTGGGCTTCACGGTAAAACTCAAACCCTACATTCAACGCAGCGACGGCTCGGCCAAGGGCGACTGGGACGTGGGCATCACCATCGACATCATGGATGCCGCCGCCCAGGTCGACGAAGTGGTGCTGGCCTCCGGCGACGGCGACTTCGACCTGCTACTCGAACGCATCATCCACAAGCACGGGGTCAGCGCCGTGGCTTACGGCGTGCCGGGTCTGACCGCCAATTCGCTGATTCGCGCCGCCACGCGCTATGTGCCGATCGAAGGCGCTTTGCTGCTCAAGAGCTGA
- a CDS encoding alpha/beta hydrolase family protein, whose product MRKFALSAWMLAGLSLCLPQVHAAELIGFREVTLADASQQRSLHVALWYPTTASTPALTSAENRIFQGLTTIQDAPPTGSAHPLVVLSHGYRGNWRNLSWLIPELVDQGYIVAAPDHPGTTTFDQSAAEAAKLWERPRDLSRVIDKLARDNTLAGTVDPQRIAAIGHSLGGWTVTALAGARYSPQRYIEECRLHPNPRLCQIAPELGITAPNQGPLSADLRDPRIKAVVALDLGFARGFTPESLSTLKTPILVLGAGVNIADMPVEEESGYLNAHLASPPSRYQVLADASHFSFMQLCKPDAAALLKEQAPGDEIICRDGDGTDRQALHRQASQLIGEFLRQNLAGQAPTG is encoded by the coding sequence ATGCGCAAATTTGCCCTGTCCGCATGGATGCTAGCGGGCCTTTCACTGTGCCTGCCCCAGGTGCATGCCGCCGAACTCATCGGCTTTCGCGAAGTGACGCTGGCCGATGCCAGTCAGCAGCGCTCCCTGCATGTCGCCCTGTGGTACCCCACCACGGCCTCCACCCCCGCCCTGACCTCGGCTGAAAACCGGATTTTCCAGGGCCTGACCACGATCCAGGACGCCCCGCCCACCGGCAGCGCACACCCGTTGGTGGTGCTGTCCCATGGCTACCGCGGCAACTGGCGCAATCTCAGCTGGCTGATACCCGAGCTGGTCGACCAAGGCTATATAGTTGCGGCCCCCGACCACCCGGGCACCACCACGTTCGACCAGAGCGCCGCAGAAGCGGCAAAGCTCTGGGAGCGTCCGCGCGACCTGAGCCGGGTCATCGACAAACTCGCCCGCGATAACACCCTGGCCGGCACGGTCGACCCACAACGCATCGCCGCCATCGGCCATTCTCTGGGCGGCTGGACGGTCACCGCGCTGGCCGGCGCCCGCTACAGCCCGCAACGCTACATCGAGGAATGCCGGCTGCATCCCAATCCGCGCCTTTGCCAAATAGCCCCGGAACTGGGGATCACCGCGCCCAATCAAGGCCCGCTGAGTGCCGATCTGCGGGACCCGCGAATCAAGGCCGTCGTCGCGCTGGACCTGGGGTTCGCCCGTGGCTTTACCCCCGAAAGCTTATCGACGCTGAAGACACCGATCCTGGTCCTGGGGGCCGGGGTGAACATCGCCGACATGCCGGTGGAAGAGGAGTCGGGCTATCTGAACGCCCATCTGGCATCCCCGCCTTCGCGCTATCAGGTCCTGGCCGATGCCAGCCACTTCAGCTTCATGCAGCTGTGCAAGCCGGACGCCGCCGCCCTGCTCAAGGAGCAGGCGCCCGGGGACGAGATCATCTGCCGGGATGGCGATGGCACTGATCGCCAGGCCCTGCACCGGCAGGCGTCACAACTGATCGGAGAGTTTCTCCGCCAGAACCTTGCCGGCCAGGCACCAACCGGCTGA